A part of Pseudomonadota bacterium genomic DNA contains:
- a CDS encoding aminotransferase class I/II-fold pyridoxal phosphate-dependent enzyme — protein IITEGVFSMDGDTPDLERLIDLKERYGCLLMVDEAHSMGVLGGTGRGLAEHAHIDPRRVDVWMGTFSKSLVGCGGYVAGSHALINLLKHAASAFVYSVGLAPAMAAASLAALRLLRREPERITTLRARADQLASGLRALGCDLGLRQDGIPVVPVVLGDDFGCLRATRALAEAGIRVMPIVHPAVAREASRLRFFVTAGHSAEQIDATLGAAAQILTASASEPHPSGHV, from the coding sequence ATCATCACCGAGGGGGTGTTCAGCATGGACGGCGACACCCCCGATCTCGAGAGGCTCATCGATCTGAAAGAGCGATACGGGTGCCTGCTCATGGTCGATGAAGCCCACTCGATGGGTGTGCTGGGAGGCACCGGACGCGGGCTCGCCGAGCACGCTCACATCGACCCCCGACGCGTCGACGTATGGATGGGCACCTTCTCGAAATCGCTGGTCGGCTGCGGCGGATACGTCGCCGGCAGTCACGCACTGATCAATCTGCTCAAACATGCCGCATCCGCCTTCGTCTACAGCGTGGGCCTGGCACCCGCCATGGCCGCAGCCTCTCTCGCAGCCCTGCGACTTCTTCGACGAGAGCCCGAGCGCATCACCACCCTGCGCGCACGCGCCGATCAGCTCGCGTCTGGCCTGCGTGCGCTTGGGTGCGATCTCGGGCTGCGTCAGGACGGCATTCCCGTGGTTCCCGTCGTGTTGGGTGACGACTTTGGCTGCCTGCGCGCAACCCGCGCGCTGGCCGAAGCCGGCATCCGCGTCATGCCGATTGTGCATCCGGCCGTCGCCCGCGAGGCGTCGCGGCTTCGGTTCTTCGTCACCGCCGGACACTCCGCAGAGCAGATCGATGCGACCCTCGGCGCTGCGGCGCAGATTCTGACCGCTTCAGCGTCAGAACCCCACCCGTCAGGTCACGTGTAG
- a CDS encoding methyltransferase domain-containing protein: protein MQSEGYITEVRYVWGYFDEMSPRAINEAAWASGHAGVALGEPFRYLELGCGFGLSAASFAATHPHATFHGVDLNPRHIEEGQGFAHTAGLRNLVLEAASFEQVLAQQREPYDFIALHGVYSWVSDSVRAQI from the coding sequence GTGCAGTCTGAGGGATACATCACCGAGGTCCGATACGTCTGGGGCTACTTCGATGAGATGAGCCCGCGCGCCATCAACGAAGCCGCCTGGGCCAGCGGACACGCCGGCGTAGCGCTGGGCGAACCGTTCCGCTATCTCGAGCTGGGATGCGGCTTCGGCCTCTCAGCCGCTTCGTTCGCGGCCACGCATCCCCACGCCACGTTCCACGGCGTCGATCTCAACCCGCGGCACATCGAAGAAGGGCAGGGCTTCGCCCACACGGCGGGCCTGCGCAACCTCGTCCTCGAGGCCGCCTCGTTCGAGCAGGTTCTCGCACAGCAGCGAGAACCGTACGACTTCATCGCGCTGCACGGCGTCTACAGCTGGGTGTCTGACAGCGTGCGCGCCCAGATCCA